TGGAGAGGACTATTCACGTCGCAACCTATCCTCCAGAAATCGAAGGATCACATAAGCGTAAGCGTTCTGGATCCGTCGATATCCGGAGAGATGGTCCAGCACAAGAGCGCACCCCAGAAACCGCAACGGTTCCATCGCACGAGGCTCGCGATCACTATGGCACCCCACAGAGAGATTACCGACCCTATGGTGATGAGCAGAGGGACCGCGACAAGGACTTGTGGTACTCACATCAATCTCGGGATGAGAGAAATCCATATGAGACGCAGCAGAACTCGGCAATTTCGACACAAAGCAACTCGGAGGAGCAGATCGGAGAAGCCCTGAGGCGAGCTACCGGCCAGATGGATCACAGCGACTACGCCGGCACAAGCCCTGATGGCGATGATCGATCAATCTCTCTTTACGGTGGTTCGTATACTGACCACAGAGGAGACTCGATGCTTCAGCATGATCCGAAGAAGCGAAAGCGGAACTTTAGCAACCGCACAAAAACTGGCTGCCTAACCTGCcggaagagaaagaagaagtgTGACGAACAGAAGCCTGAGTGTAAGTTCCTGCCATAGAGACGCTTTTTAACCCCCCTCGTGCTTTCTGCGAGCCTTATTCTTACAACGCCAACAGGCAGTAACTGCATTCGTGGTGCCTTCGTATGTGCTGGTTATCCGCCACAGAGGGGGCCAGGCTGGCAAAAGCCAGACAGCAAAGCCTCTGCAGTTCCACTCGAATCCAAAGACCCCAGCTACGTGCCCCCTGGTGCGTATGGCATGCCGCAGCCTCATCCGCAGCCTCACCAGCAACCCCAATCGCAGCCGCCTCCGCAGCCAGCCTCGGTGCCGGGACCGGGACCAGTGCCCGCCCCCTACGGACCCCAACCTGTGAAACGAGAGTCCGTGTCCCATTACCGCGGCCAGCCTCTCCGGATAGACCCCCCACAGAGCCGGCCAGTCATCATCTCGGACGACGACCGTCCAACGGCATCGACCATACCAAGTGCGTCCGTGACGAGCCCCGACAACAAGCTTTCTGCCCTGCCCTACACTCCCGCCAACGTCTTCCCCACGCCCGTAAGTGCAAACACTCAAGCACCGCCGTTTGGAGAGAGGATGGCAAAGGAGTATCAGCGGGTGCCTCCGCTGCACGACCTGAGCCGAACCGAGCCTGAAACACCCCATCCAAGCGCCCATCCAAGCAACCAGCTGCCGCAGATCAACATCCTGCATCCCACGAGGACAAACAGCCCGACGCCTCGACCCCAGCCACCTGCAACCTCAAATGCACAGATGGCTGCGCAGCTAGCGCTCTCGCACTCGCAGTTTCCTCTTCGACGGACCCAAAAGGAGGAGATGCTTTCGGGAAGGCACTTTTACCCGTTTGATAAGGAGCTCTGCCTTGAACGAGAGCGATGCGCTGCTGCCTGTTGGAGATTCAACAACCTCACGACACCCCCGACAAATGGTGTGTCTCCTGAGGAACGAGCCCGCCTCTTCCTTGAGATTCTACAGCCTCGAGATCCT
This genomic stretch from Trichoderma breve strain T069 chromosome 1, whole genome shotgun sequence harbors:
- a CDS encoding hexapeptide repeat of succinyl-transferase domain-containing protein codes for the protein MSTFTALNGASSKLTESPAAPGDKSSVPEDRLAGSAATASGSAAPEPSTTSQRESWTPQSVERTIHVATYPPEIEGSHKRKRSGSVDIRRDGPAQERTPETATVPSHEARDHYGTPQRDYRPYGDEQRDRDKDLWYSHQSRDERNPYETQQNSAISTQSNSEEQIGEALRRATGQMDHSDYAGTSPDGDDRSISLYGGSYTDHRGDSMLQHDPKKRKRNFSNRTKTGCLTCRKRKKKCDEQKPECSNCIRGAFVCAGYPPQRGPGWQKPDSKASAVPLESKDPSYVPPGAYGMPQPHPQPHQQPQSQPPPQPASVPGPGPVPAPYGPQPVKRESVSHYRGQPLRIDPPQSRPVIISDDDRPTASTIPSASVTSPDNKLSALPYTPANVFPTPVSANTQAPPFGERMAKEYQRVPPLHDLSRTEPETPHPSAHPSNQLPQINILHPTRTNSPTPRPQPPATSNAQMAAQLALSHSQFPLRRTQKEEMLSGRHFYPFDKELCLERERCAAACWRFNNLTTPPTNGVSPEERARLFLEILQPRDPVRVSPTEASPVTNVGRVGRHVAVETPFVCDYGYNISIGNDVVIGRNCTINDVCEVKIGDNCVLGPNVSIFTASLPIDPKKRQGGQGPQFGRPIVIEQDCWIGGGAIILPGRTIGKGSTVGAGSIVTKDVPPFTIVAGNPARVLRGIAS